The following proteins come from a genomic window of Dreissena polymorpha isolate Duluth1 chromosome 1, UMN_Dpol_1.0, whole genome shotgun sequence:
- the LOC127865020 gene encoding adipocyte plasma membrane-associated protein-like isoform X2 has product MWCVVNSPIEPLPFTFPAPLPRLEGPLRENKALQAAVRLFEGRILGPESFAVDENGTIYTGTADGRILSIYRISTNKSSSSEEQFDKSPHLVVRTGLAHPHCGQPHMEEQCGRPKGMKFGPDGYLYVVDSYKGLIKVDVHKEKMETLVSSEVGCDGLPFRFLNSLDIAPDDGIYFTDSTFKWQRRDFRYAVLETRPDGRLLHYDSTTGVCRTVLSGLYLANGLTLSHDKTFILVNEMSVARIRRYFLSGKKKGTSDVFADNLPGFPDNIKPNSRGNYFVGMGSVRFKGSSPIGSFLDLIAPYPSLKKFIAAIMPLQAYNVFMPKHALAVEIDDSGIIVNSLHDPEAETIAAVSELFEFNNTLYIGHFQSSYLGVLHMNDLNEQRGACNET; this is encoded by the exons ATGTGGTGTGTGGTGAACAGCCCTATAGAACCTCTTCCGTTTAC ATTTCCCGCACCGCTACCGCGTCTTGAAGGTCCTCTGAGAGAAAACAAAGCTCTACAAGCCGCCGTTCGGCTGTTTGAGGGGCGAATTCTCGGACCAGAGTCATTTGCAGTAGATGAAAATG GCACAATTTACACGGGTACCGCAGATGGGCGAATCCTATCAATATACCGTATTTCAACGAACAAATCCAGTAGCAGCGAAGAGCAATTCGACAAATCTCCGCACCTAGTGGTTCGAACTGGGTTGGCTCACCCGCACTGTGGACAACCCCACATGGAGGAGCAATGTGGTCGACCGAAAGGCATGAAGTTTGGACCGGATGGATATTTATATGTGGTTGATTCTTACAAAGGACTTATTAAAGTCGACGTGCACAAAGAAAAGATGGAGACGCTGGTGTCAAGTGAAGTTG GTTGCGACGGACTTCCGTTTCGGTTTCTGAACAGTCTTGATATCGCCCCTGATGACGGTATTTATTTCACTGACTCCACATTTAAGTGGCAGCGGCGAGACTTCCGATACGCG GTTCTTGAAACCCGTCCAGACGGCCGATTGTTGCACTACGATTCGACGACAGGAGTTTGCCGTACGGTCCTGTCTGGCCTCTATCTAGCCAACGGACTGACGCTGTCACACGACAAGACGTTCATCCTGGTCAATGAAATGAGCGTAGCTCGAATACGAAG GTATTTCCTATCGGGTAAAAAGAAGGGCACGTCTGATGTCTTTGCTGACAATCTCCCCGGGTTTCCAGACAACATCAAGCCAAACTCGAGGGGAAATTACTTCGTAGGAATGGGCTCGGTTCGGTTCAAAGGGTCCAGCCCCATAGGTTCATTTTTGGATCTTATCGCTCCATATCCATCATTGAAGAAGTTCATAGCAGCA ATAATGCCTCTACAGGCGTACAACGTGTTCATGCCAAAGCACGCATTAGCGGTCGAAATCGATGACTCGGGGATAATCGTAAACAGCCTGCATGACCCGGAAGCTGAGACCATTGCAGCCGTCAGTGAACTATTTGAGTTCAATAATACGTTATATATTGGCCATTTTCAATCTTCGTATCTTGGCGTGCTTCACATGAACGATTTAAATGAACAACGAGGTGCTTGCAATGAAACGTGA
- the LOC127865020 gene encoding adipocyte plasma membrane-associated protein-like isoform X1 translates to MKDNAAGLLPFRIEPLTSSLICLVAIVMWCVVNSPIEPLPFTFPAPLPRLEGPLRENKALQAAVRLFEGRILGPESFAVDENGTIYTGTADGRILSIYRISTNKSSSSEEQFDKSPHLVVRTGLAHPHCGQPHMEEQCGRPKGMKFGPDGYLYVVDSYKGLIKVDVHKEKMETLVSSEVGCDGLPFRFLNSLDIAPDDGIYFTDSTFKWQRRDFRYAVLETRPDGRLLHYDSTTGVCRTVLSGLYLANGLTLSHDKTFILVNEMSVARIRRYFLSGKKKGTSDVFADNLPGFPDNIKPNSRGNYFVGMGSVRFKGSSPIGSFLDLIAPYPSLKKFIAAIMPLQAYNVFMPKHALAVEIDDSGIIVNSLHDPEAETIAAVSELFEFNNTLYIGHFQSSYLGVLHMNDLNEQRGACNET, encoded by the exons ATGAAAGACAACGCAGCGGGCTTACTTCCATTCAG GATTGAACCATTGACAAGTAGCCTCATTTGTCTTGTTGCCATAGTGATGTGGTGTGTGGTGAACAGCCCTATAGAACCTCTTCCGTTTAC ATTTCCCGCACCGCTACCGCGTCTTGAAGGTCCTCTGAGAGAAAACAAAGCTCTACAAGCCGCCGTTCGGCTGTTTGAGGGGCGAATTCTCGGACCAGAGTCATTTGCAGTAGATGAAAATG GCACAATTTACACGGGTACCGCAGATGGGCGAATCCTATCAATATACCGTATTTCAACGAACAAATCCAGTAGCAGCGAAGAGCAATTCGACAAATCTCCGCACCTAGTGGTTCGAACTGGGTTGGCTCACCCGCACTGTGGACAACCCCACATGGAGGAGCAATGTGGTCGACCGAAAGGCATGAAGTTTGGACCGGATGGATATTTATATGTGGTTGATTCTTACAAAGGACTTATTAAAGTCGACGTGCACAAAGAAAAGATGGAGACGCTGGTGTCAAGTGAAGTTG GTTGCGACGGACTTCCGTTTCGGTTTCTGAACAGTCTTGATATCGCCCCTGATGACGGTATTTATTTCACTGACTCCACATTTAAGTGGCAGCGGCGAGACTTCCGATACGCG GTTCTTGAAACCCGTCCAGACGGCCGATTGTTGCACTACGATTCGACGACAGGAGTTTGCCGTACGGTCCTGTCTGGCCTCTATCTAGCCAACGGACTGACGCTGTCACACGACAAGACGTTCATCCTGGTCAATGAAATGAGCGTAGCTCGAATACGAAG GTATTTCCTATCGGGTAAAAAGAAGGGCACGTCTGATGTCTTTGCTGACAATCTCCCCGGGTTTCCAGACAACATCAAGCCAAACTCGAGGGGAAATTACTTCGTAGGAATGGGCTCGGTTCGGTTCAAAGGGTCCAGCCCCATAGGTTCATTTTTGGATCTTATCGCTCCATATCCATCATTGAAGAAGTTCATAGCAGCA ATAATGCCTCTACAGGCGTACAACGTGTTCATGCCAAAGCACGCATTAGCGGTCGAAATCGATGACTCGGGGATAATCGTAAACAGCCTGCATGACCCGGAAGCTGAGACCATTGCAGCCGTCAGTGAACTATTTGAGTTCAATAATACGTTATATATTGGCCATTTTCAATCTTCGTATCTTGGCGTGCTTCACATGAACGATTTAAATGAACAACGAGGTGCTTGCAATGAAACGTGA